In Blastocatellia bacterium, one DNA window encodes the following:
- a CDS encoding SNF2 helicase-associated domain-containing protein: MKFLTRRFENTQERLLADLSRASRFFAPLNQSLKSARPESCELNTQEAYSFLREVVPLLEQCGFGMLVPSWWDRQAGATEAWGIRMKLSPPKDKGRVAGHGLSFYGKHGKKGVEMRNAHPLSRSHQLHIVFGAALAISNTNCGLWTGGFRIYKF, from the coding sequence ATGAAGTTTCTCACCAGGCGCTTTGAAAATACTCAGGAGCGCTTGCTGGCCGATTTGAGTCGTGCGTCGCGGTTTTTTGCGCCACTCAATCAGAGCTTGAAGTCAGCCCGGCCTGAATCCTGCGAGCTGAACACGCAGGAAGCTTATTCGTTCTTGCGAGAGGTGGTTCCGCTGCTGGAGCAGTGCGGATTCGGCATGCTCGTTCCGTCATGGTGGGACCGCCAAGCCGGAGCGACTGAGGCGTGGGGCATCCGTATGAAACTCTCGCCGCCTAAAGACAAGGGCCGCGTCGCCGGACATGGGCTGAGCTTCTACGGCAAACATGGCAAGAAGGGGGTAGAGATGCGTAATGCTCATCCCCTCAGTCGCTCACATCAGCTTCACATTGTATTTGGGGCCGCATTAGCGATAAGCAATACCAATTGCGGCTTGTGGACGGGCGGATTTCGGATTTACAAGTTTTGA
- a CDS encoding ribbon-helix-helix protein, CopG family, which translates to MATKVINISLPEGLLQEVDRLARVEKRTRSELFREAVRRYLEAKGQTLSWSTSDRRGFMALADSALRRIWENEKDAVYDDWRPGRYAKTKS; encoded by the coding sequence ATGGCCACGAAAGTCATTAACATCTCCTTACCCGAGGGGCTGCTTCAGGAGGTGGATCGGCTCGCGCGTGTGGAGAAGCGGACCCGCAGCGAACTCTTCCGCGAGGCCGTCCGGCGCTACCTCGAAGCCAAAGGGCAGACGCTGTCGTGGAGCACCTCGGACCGGCGCGGCTTCATGGCCTTGGCCGACTCGGCCTTACGCCGGATCTGGGAGAATGAGAAGGATGCGGTTTACGATGACTGGAGGCCGGGGCGGTATGCCAAGACCAAGTCATAA
- a CDS encoding type II toxin-antitoxin system PemK/MazF family toxin gives MPRPSHKFQRGDVVLVPFPYADLTTTKQRPAVVISGATYHQTEPDIILAAITGQIPQHPAPTDYPLQDWQQAGLLMPSLVKSFLVTIEPALVRHQLGRLTARDLREVKKRLRLALEI, from the coding sequence ATGCCAAGACCAAGTCATAAGTTTCAACGGGGCGACGTGGTGTTGGTGCCTTTCCCATACGCCGACTTGACGACGACCAAGCAGCGCCCGGCCGTGGTGATCAGCGGCGCCACCTACCATCAGACGGAGCCCGATATTATCCTCGCGGCGATCACTGGACAGATTCCACAGCACCCGGCGCCGACCGACTACCCCTTGCAGGATTGGCAGCAAGCCGGCTTGCTGATGCCCTCGTTGGTCAAGTCGTTCTTGGTGACGATAGAACCCGCGCTGGTGCGTCACCAGTTGGGGCGTCTGACGGCGCGCGATCTGCGGGAGGTTAAAAAGAGGCTGAGGCTGGCGCTAGAGATTTAG